One window from the genome of Papilio machaon chromosome 6, ilPapMach1.1, whole genome shotgun sequence encodes:
- the LOC106709893 gene encoding uncharacterized protein ZK1073.1 isoform X3 has protein sequence MERKRSRRASLSAEQRRRLSLLRAASAPLPPDPAPVSHLYHSLPCPRLCCRQKYVVSTDRSGDIHVHVQGDLSQQDKRCVFLTVHDLGTNHSSLVDFVNCPAMAEIKERSCFIHVDVPGHEENSPDLPESYPFPSLQTLGEDLVTVLDFLRVRYAVGLGEGAGANVLARCGLAHPARLLGLVLVNCTASTSSVADAFRSRFSRWRGADISHSEEDFLIYHKFGHVSSLQEPLHYGYQQIPGEGERERTLSEYRSRLRGNLNPHNLKQYVRAFINRKDLVLRGCRPDLLLVTGTRSPYASVVEKMYRDLDKEKVTILKVDNAGDVLTEAPAKVAVSLLLFCQGQGLLTSLPPPGVERRMSRNISMEEYDTPNIRRLSLTPAPATAANTTP, from the exons GAGCCGGCGCGCCTCGCTCAGCGCGGAGCAGCGCCGGCGCCTCAGCCTGCTGCGGGCGGCCAGCGCGCCGCTCCCGCCCGACCCGGCGCCGGTGAGCCACCTTTACCATTCGCTCCCCTGCCCGCGACTCTGCTGCCGCCAG AAATATGTGGTCAGCACGGACCGCAGCGGCGACATTCACGTGCACGTACAG GGTGACTTGAGCCAACAGGACAAGAGATGCGTCTTCCTCACAGTCCATGATTTAGGCACAAACC ACTCATCGTTGGTAGACTTCGTGAACTGTCCCGCGATGGCCGAGATCAAGGAGCGCTCGTGCTTCATCCACGTGGACGTGCCGGGCCACGAGGAGAACTCGCCCGACCTGCCCGAATC GTACCCGTTCCCGTCGCTTCAGACGCTCGGTGAGGACCTGGTGACGGTGCTAGACTTCCTGCGGGTACGGTACGCGGTTGGGCTGGGCGAGGGTGCAGGCGCCAACGTGCTGGCGCGCTGCGGGCTGGCGCACCCGGCGCGCCTGTTGGGGCTGGTGCTCGTCAACTGCACCGCCTCCACCTCCTCTGTGGCCGACGCGTTCCGCAGCCGCTTCTCGCGATGGCGTGGCGCTGATATCTCACATTCGGAGGAGGACTTCCTCATCTACCATAAGTTTGGACACGTGAGTTCTCTGCAAGAGCCCCTTCACTATGGCTACCAG CAAATCCCCGGTGAAGGGGAGCGCGAGCGCACATTGTCCGAGTACCGGTCGCGGCTTCGCGGCAATCTCAACCCGCACAATCTCAAGCAGTATGTTCGCGCCTTCATCAA CCGCAAGGACCTGGTGCTACGTGGCTGCCGGCCCGACTTGCTTCTGGTAACAGGCACGCGCAGCCCCTACGCCTCCGTCGTCGAGAAGATGTACCGCGACCTCGACAAGGAGAAGGTCACCATTCTCAAGGTGGACAATGCGGGCGACGTGCTCACCGAGGCC CCGGCTAAGGTGGCGGTGTCGCTGTTGCTGTTCTGCCAGGGCCAGGGCCTGCTGACCTCGCTGCCCCCGCCCGGCGTAGAGCGGCGCATGTCGCGCAACATCTCCATGGAGGAGTACGACACGCCCAACATCCGCCGGCTGTCGTTGACGCCCGCGCCCGCCACGGCCGCGAATACAACGCCGTAA
- the LOC106709893 gene encoding uncharacterized protein ZK1073.1 isoform X8 produces the protein MVDRGCCAQKYVVSTDRSGDIHVHVQGDLSQQDKRCVFLTVHDLGTNHSSLVDFVNCPAMAEIKERSCFIHVDVPGHEENSPDLPESYPFPSLQTLGEDLVTVLDFLRVRYAVGLGEGAGANVLARCGLAHPARLLGLVLVNCTASTSSVADAFRSRFSRWRGADISHSEEDFLIYHKFGHVSSLQEPLHYGYQQIPGEGERERTLSEYRSRLRGNLNPHNLKQYVRAFINRKDLVLRGCRPDLLLVTGTRSPYASVVEKMYRDLDKEKVTILKVDNAGDVLTEAPAKVAVSLLLFCQGQGLLTSLPPPGVERRMSRNISMEEYDTPNIRRLSLTPAPATAANTTP, from the exons ATGGTAGACCGCGGCTGCTGTGCGCAG AAATATGTGGTCAGCACGGACCGCAGCGGCGACATTCACGTGCACGTACAG GGTGACTTGAGCCAACAGGACAAGAGATGCGTCTTCCTCACAGTCCATGATTTAGGCACAAACC ACTCATCGTTGGTAGACTTCGTGAACTGTCCCGCGATGGCCGAGATCAAGGAGCGCTCGTGCTTCATCCACGTGGACGTGCCGGGCCACGAGGAGAACTCGCCCGACCTGCCCGAATC GTACCCGTTCCCGTCGCTTCAGACGCTCGGTGAGGACCTGGTGACGGTGCTAGACTTCCTGCGGGTACGGTACGCGGTTGGGCTGGGCGAGGGTGCAGGCGCCAACGTGCTGGCGCGCTGCGGGCTGGCGCACCCGGCGCGCCTGTTGGGGCTGGTGCTCGTCAACTGCACCGCCTCCACCTCCTCTGTGGCCGACGCGTTCCGCAGCCGCTTCTCGCGATGGCGTGGCGCTGATATCTCACATTCGGAGGAGGACTTCCTCATCTACCATAAGTTTGGACACGTGAGTTCTCTGCAAGAGCCCCTTCACTATGGCTACCAG CAAATCCCCGGTGAAGGGGAGCGCGAGCGCACATTGTCCGAGTACCGGTCGCGGCTTCGCGGCAATCTCAACCCGCACAATCTCAAGCAGTATGTTCGCGCCTTCATCAA CCGCAAGGACCTGGTGCTACGTGGCTGCCGGCCCGACTTGCTTCTGGTAACAGGCACGCGCAGCCCCTACGCCTCCGTCGTCGAGAAGATGTACCGCGACCTCGACAAGGAGAAGGTCACCATTCTCAAGGTGGACAATGCGGGCGACGTGCTCACCGAGGCC CCGGCTAAGGTGGCGGTGTCGCTGTTGCTGTTCTGCCAGGGCCAGGGCCTGCTGACCTCGCTGCCCCCGCCCGGCGTAGAGCGGCGCATGTCGCGCAACATCTCCATGGAGGAGTACGACACGCCCAACATCCGCCGGCTGTCGTTGACGCCCGCGCCCGCCACGGCCGCGAATACAACGCCGTAA
- the LOC106709893 gene encoding uncharacterized protein ZK1073.1 isoform X6, with protein sequence MERKRSRRASLSAGQRRRLAVLRSASMPLPLSSKYVVSTDRSGDIHVHVQGDLSQQDKRCVFLTVHDLGTNHSSLVDFVNCPAMAEIKERSCFIHVDVPGHEENSPDLPESYPFPSLQTLGEDLVTVLDFLRVRYAVGLGEGAGANVLARCGLAHPARLLGLVLVNCTASTSSVADAFRSRFSRWRGADISHSEEDFLIYHKFGHVSSLQEPLHYGYQQIPGEGERERTLSEYRSRLRGNLNPHNLKQYVRAFINRKDLVLRGCRPDLLLVTGTRSPYASVVEKMYRDLDKEKVTILKVDNAGDVLTEAPAKVAVSLLLFCQGQGLLTSLPPPGVERRMSRNISMEEYDTPNIRRLSLTPAPATAANTTP encoded by the exons AAATATGTGGTCAGCACGGACCGCAGCGGCGACATTCACGTGCACGTACAG GGTGACTTGAGCCAACAGGACAAGAGATGCGTCTTCCTCACAGTCCATGATTTAGGCACAAACC ACTCATCGTTGGTAGACTTCGTGAACTGTCCCGCGATGGCCGAGATCAAGGAGCGCTCGTGCTTCATCCACGTGGACGTGCCGGGCCACGAGGAGAACTCGCCCGACCTGCCCGAATC GTACCCGTTCCCGTCGCTTCAGACGCTCGGTGAGGACCTGGTGACGGTGCTAGACTTCCTGCGGGTACGGTACGCGGTTGGGCTGGGCGAGGGTGCAGGCGCCAACGTGCTGGCGCGCTGCGGGCTGGCGCACCCGGCGCGCCTGTTGGGGCTGGTGCTCGTCAACTGCACCGCCTCCACCTCCTCTGTGGCCGACGCGTTCCGCAGCCGCTTCTCGCGATGGCGTGGCGCTGATATCTCACATTCGGAGGAGGACTTCCTCATCTACCATAAGTTTGGACACGTGAGTTCTCTGCAAGAGCCCCTTCACTATGGCTACCAG CAAATCCCCGGTGAAGGGGAGCGCGAGCGCACATTGTCCGAGTACCGGTCGCGGCTTCGCGGCAATCTCAACCCGCACAATCTCAAGCAGTATGTTCGCGCCTTCATCAA CCGCAAGGACCTGGTGCTACGTGGCTGCCGGCCCGACTTGCTTCTGGTAACAGGCACGCGCAGCCCCTACGCCTCCGTCGTCGAGAAGATGTACCGCGACCTCGACAAGGAGAAGGTCACCATTCTCAAGGTGGACAATGCGGGCGACGTGCTCACCGAGGCC CCGGCTAAGGTGGCGGTGTCGCTGTTGCTGTTCTGCCAGGGCCAGGGCCTGCTGACCTCGCTGCCCCCGCCCGGCGTAGAGCGGCGCATGTCGCGCAACATCTCCATGGAGGAGTACGACACGCCCAACATCCGCCGGCTGTCGTTGACGCCCGCGCCCGCCACGGCCGCGAATACAACGCCGTAA
- the LOC106709893 gene encoding uncharacterized protein ZK1073.1 isoform X7, giving the protein MYLCGISQFFRRQRIILEKKYVVSTDRSGDIHVHVQGDLSQQDKRCVFLTVHDLGTNHSSLVDFVNCPAMAEIKERSCFIHVDVPGHEENSPDLPESYPFPSLQTLGEDLVTVLDFLRVRYAVGLGEGAGANVLARCGLAHPARLLGLVLVNCTASTSSVADAFRSRFSRWRGADISHSEEDFLIYHKFGHVSSLQEPLHYGYQQIPGEGERERTLSEYRSRLRGNLNPHNLKQYVRAFINRKDLVLRGCRPDLLLVTGTRSPYASVVEKMYRDLDKEKVTILKVDNAGDVLTEAPAKVAVSLLLFCQGQGLLTSLPPPGVERRMSRNISMEEYDTPNIRRLSLTPAPATAANTTP; this is encoded by the exons AAATATGTGGTCAGCACGGACCGCAGCGGCGACATTCACGTGCACGTACAG GGTGACTTGAGCCAACAGGACAAGAGATGCGTCTTCCTCACAGTCCATGATTTAGGCACAAACC ACTCATCGTTGGTAGACTTCGTGAACTGTCCCGCGATGGCCGAGATCAAGGAGCGCTCGTGCTTCATCCACGTGGACGTGCCGGGCCACGAGGAGAACTCGCCCGACCTGCCCGAATC GTACCCGTTCCCGTCGCTTCAGACGCTCGGTGAGGACCTGGTGACGGTGCTAGACTTCCTGCGGGTACGGTACGCGGTTGGGCTGGGCGAGGGTGCAGGCGCCAACGTGCTGGCGCGCTGCGGGCTGGCGCACCCGGCGCGCCTGTTGGGGCTGGTGCTCGTCAACTGCACCGCCTCCACCTCCTCTGTGGCCGACGCGTTCCGCAGCCGCTTCTCGCGATGGCGTGGCGCTGATATCTCACATTCGGAGGAGGACTTCCTCATCTACCATAAGTTTGGACACGTGAGTTCTCTGCAAGAGCCCCTTCACTATGGCTACCAG CAAATCCCCGGTGAAGGGGAGCGCGAGCGCACATTGTCCGAGTACCGGTCGCGGCTTCGCGGCAATCTCAACCCGCACAATCTCAAGCAGTATGTTCGCGCCTTCATCAA CCGCAAGGACCTGGTGCTACGTGGCTGCCGGCCCGACTTGCTTCTGGTAACAGGCACGCGCAGCCCCTACGCCTCCGTCGTCGAGAAGATGTACCGCGACCTCGACAAGGAGAAGGTCACCATTCTCAAGGTGGACAATGCGGGCGACGTGCTCACCGAGGCC CCGGCTAAGGTGGCGGTGTCGCTGTTGCTGTTCTGCCAGGGCCAGGGCCTGCTGACCTCGCTGCCCCCGCCCGGCGTAGAGCGGCGCATGTCGCGCAACATCTCCATGGAGGAGTACGACACGCCCAACATCCGCCGGCTGTCGTTGACGCCCGCGCCCGCCACGGCCGCGAATACAACGCCGTAA
- the LOC106709893 gene encoding uncharacterized protein ZK1073.1 isoform X5: MAEIKERSCFIHVDVPGHEENSPDLPESYPFPSLQTLGEDLVTVLDFLRVRYAVGLGEGAGANVLARCGLAHPARLLGLVLVNCTASTSSVADAFRSRFSRWRGADISHSEEDFLIYHKFGHVSSLQEPLHYGYQQIPGEGERERTLSEYRSRLRGNLNPHNLKQYVRAFINRKDLVLRGCRPDLLLVTGTRSPYASVVEKMYRDLDKEKVTILKVDNAGDVLTEAPAKVAVSLLLFCQGQGLLTSLPPPGVERRMSRNISMEEYDTPNIRRLSLTPAPATAANTTP; the protein is encoded by the exons ATGGCCGAGATCAAGGAGCGCTCGTGCTTCATCCACGTGGACGTGCCGGGCCACGAGGAGAACTCGCCCGACCTGCCCGAATC GTACCCGTTCCCGTCGCTTCAGACGCTCGGTGAGGACCTGGTGACGGTGCTAGACTTCCTGCGGGTACGGTACGCGGTTGGGCTGGGCGAGGGTGCAGGCGCCAACGTGCTGGCGCGCTGCGGGCTGGCGCACCCGGCGCGCCTGTTGGGGCTGGTGCTCGTCAACTGCACCGCCTCCACCTCCTCTGTGGCCGACGCGTTCCGCAGCCGCTTCTCGCGATGGCGTGGCGCTGATATCTCACATTCGGAGGAGGACTTCCTCATCTACCATAAGTTTGGACACGTGAGTTCTCTGCAAGAGCCCCTTCACTATGGCTACCAG CAAATCCCCGGTGAAGGGGAGCGCGAGCGCACATTGTCCGAGTACCGGTCGCGGCTTCGCGGCAATCTCAACCCGCACAATCTCAAGCAGTATGTTCGCGCCTTCATCAA CCGCAAGGACCTGGTGCTACGTGGCTGCCGGCCCGACTTGCTTCTGGTAACAGGCACGCGCAGCCCCTACGCCTCCGTCGTCGAGAAGATGTACCGCGACCTCGACAAGGAGAAGGTCACCATTCTCAAGGTGGACAATGCGGGCGACGTGCTCACCGAGGCC CCGGCTAAGGTGGCGGTGTCGCTGTTGCTGTTCTGCCAGGGCCAGGGCCTGCTGACCTCGCTGCCCCCGCCCGGCGTAGAGCGGCGCATGTCGCGCAACATCTCCATGGAGGAGTACGACACGCCCAACATCCGCCGGCTGTCGTTGACGCCCGCGCCCGCCACGGCCGCGAATACAACGCCGTAA
- the LOC106709896 gene encoding retinol dehydrogenase 11, with the protein MWPLLAVFAAALALALAVGFYQKKTNAVCSSRRRLDGRTALVTGGTAGMGLRIARDLAARGARVIIACPYPREGAAAERALRERTGSKVVVYKHLDLGSLQSVRKFAADVLESEERLDLLINNAGVGIVGDFLTKDGLNFIMQVNYFGHFLLTLLLMPLLRRSGCAADPSRVVNTTSVLRHIGRIDLDKINATGYWFKVQIYGNSKLALVVWARELSARLRGVGAPVVVNSVDPGAVGTAIFDCIGSVKGMFVTLLFRSLFKTPWQGAQTALHASLDERAGEVSGEVFKNCRAVGGGGACGPETARRLWQCSAQLVRLDDNELARCLADM; encoded by the coding sequence ATGTGGCCGCTGTTAGCAGTGTTCGCCGCGGCGCTCGCGCTCGCCCTCGCCGTCGGCTTCTACCAGAAGAAGACGAACGCGGTGTGCAGCTCGCGACGCCGGCTAGACGGTCGCACGGCGCTCGTGACGGGGGGCACGGCCGGCATGGGGCTGCGCATCGCTCGAGACCTGGCGGCTCGAGGCGCGCGCGTTATCATCGCGTGCCCGTACCCGCGCGAGGGCGCCGCCGCGGAGCGCGCGCTGCGCGAGCGCACCGGCAGCAAGGTTGTCGTCTACAAGCATCTTGACCTCGGCTCGCTGCAATCTGTGCGCAAGTTCGCTGCCGACGTGTTGGAGTCTGAGGAGAGGCTCGATCTCTTAATAAACAACGCCGGCGTCGGCATCGTCGGCGACTTTCTGACGAAGGACGGCCTGAACTTCATCATGCAAGTGAATTACTTCGGCCATTTTCTGCTCACGCTGCTCCTGATGCCGCTCCTGCGGCGCAGCGGGTGCGCCGCGGACCCGAGCCGCGTCGTCAATACGACCTCCGTGCTGCGCCACATCGGACGCATCGATCTGGACAAAATAAACGCGACCGGCTACTGGTTCAAAGTCCAGATCTACGGCAACAGCAAGCTGGCGTTAGTGGTGTGGGCGCGCGAACTGAGCGCGCGGCTGCGCGGCGTAGGTGCGCCCGTCGTCGTCAACTCGGTGGACCCCGGCGCGGTGGGCACCGCTATCTTTGACTGCATCGGATCCGTGAAGGGCATGTTTGTGACCCTTCTGTTCCGGAGCCTATTTAAAACGCCCTGGCAAGGCGCGCAGACGGCGCTCCACGCATCGCTGGACGAGCGTGCGGGCGAGGTGAGCGGAGAGGTGTTCAAGAACTGCCGGGCGGTGGGCGGCGGCGGGGCGTGCGGGCCCGAGACGGCGCGCCGGCTGTGGCAGTGCTCGGCGCAGCTCGTGCGGCTGGATGACAACGAGCTTGCGCGCTGCCTCGCGGACATGTGA
- the LOC106709892 gene encoding tubulin alpha chain, translating into MRECISVHVGQAGVQMGVACWQLYCLEHGIRPDGTLPAAEADAGTDSCFNTFFSEADRGKMVPRVVMVDLEATVIDEVRTGEYRQLYHPEQLITGKEDAANNYARGHYSTGRDILEPVMERVRKLADQCTGLQGFFVFHSFGGGTGSGFTSLLMEKLSDEFGKKSKLEFAIYPAPQVSTAVVEPYNAVLTTHATVAHSDCAFMVDNEAIYDICRRRLSIERPSYANLNRLISQVVSSITASLRFDGALNVDLTEFQTNLVPYPRIHFPLAAYAPVVSADKAYHEGMSVSEITSELFEPQNQMVKCDPREGKYMACCLLYRGDVVPKDVNAAIASMKGRAGIRFVDWCPTGFKVGINYQPPSVVCGGDLAQVKRAASMLSNTTAIAEAWGKLDHKFDLMYAKRAFVHWYVGEGMEEGEFSEAREDLAALERDYDEVAVESSELETGDDEL; encoded by the exons ATG AGGGAGTGCATCTCGGTGCACGTGGGGCAGGCGGGGGTGCAAATGGGCGTGGCGTGCTGGCAGCTGTACTGCCTGGAGCACGGCATCCGGCCCGACGGCACACTGCCCGCGGCCGAGGCGGACGCCGGTACCGACTCCTGCTTCAATACCTTCTTCTCGGAGGCGGACCGCGGCAAGATGGTGCCGCGGGTCGTGATGGTCGACCTCGAGGCCACGGTCATAG ACGAGGTGCGCACGGGCGAGTACCGGCAACTGTACCACCCCGAGCAGCTTATCACGGGCAAGGAAGATGCGGCTAACAACTACGCGCGCGGCCACTACTCCACCGGCCGCGACATCCTTGAGCCCGTCATGGAGCGCGTGCGCAAGCTCGCCGACCAGTGCACCGGCCTGCAG GGCTTCTTCGTGTTCCATTCGTTCGGCGGTGGCACGGGCTCGGGCTTCACGTCACTGCTCATGGAGAAGCTGTCGGACGAGTTTGGGAAGAAGAGCAAGCTGGAGTTCGCAATCTACCCCGCGCCGCAG GTGTCGACGGCGGTGGTGGAGCCGTACAACGCGGTGCTGACGACGCACGCGACGGTGGCGCACTCGGACTGTGCCTTCATGGTGGACAACGAGGCCATCTACGATATCTGCCGGCGGCGCCTCTCCATCGAGCGCCCCTCCTACGCCAATCTTAACAGGCTCATATCTCAG GTGGTGTCATCGATCACGGCGTCACTGCGTTTCGACGGCGCCCTGAACGTGGACCTGACAGAGTTCCAGACCAACCTAGTGCCGTACCCCCGGATCCACTTCCCGTTGGCCGCATACGCGCCCGTGGTGTCCGCGGACAAGGCTTATCACGAGGGCATGTCAGTGTCGGAGATCACGTCTGAGCTGTTCGAGCCCCAGAACCAGATGGTGAAGTGCGACCCGCGCGAGGGCAAGTACATGGCGTGCTGCTTGCTGTACCGCGGCGATGTCGTTCCCAAGGACGTGAACGCCGCCATCGCCAGCATGAAAGGGCGCGCCGGCATCCGCTTCGTCGACTGGTGCCCCACCGgatttaag GTGGGTATCAACTACCAGCCGCCGTCGGTGGTGTGCGGCGGCGATCTGGCGCAGGTGAAGCGCGCCGCCTCCATGTTgagcaacacgaccgccatagcCGAGGCCTGGGGCAAGCTCGACCACAAGTTCGACCTGATGTACGCCAAGCGCGCCTTCGTGCACTG GTATGTAGGCGAAGGTATGGAGGAAGGGGAGTTCTCAGAGGCTCGCGAAGATTTGGCGGCGTTGGAGCGCGACTATGACGAGGTCGCCGTCGAGAGCTCCGAGCTGGAGACCGGTGACGACGAGTTGTGA